DNA sequence from the Synechococcus sp. MU1617 genome:
TACTCCCACGTCAACGGCGGGAGGTAGACCTTCACCTGGGTGCCGGTGCAGTCGAAGCGAACTTCACCCTTCTCTCGGGTGCGGATGCTGGGGTGCTTGCGTTGGCCTGCAAAGTGCAGTCCGGTCAGAAGCACGCCTTTGTTGGTCATCCCGACGCTGTAGATGTTCCAGTTCTCGGGCGGAGTTTCTCGGAACCTGTAGTCCGTCTTGCGAGTGATGGAGCGCTCTTCCCAGGCGACCTCGTTAGGGCGCAGGTTGAGATTTTCTTTGACCTCCTTGATCTGCTCCTGTGCCTTGCGATTTAACGCCTCACGCCAGCCTTCATCAGCGCCAAGCGTGATCGCTCCGCGGATGTAATCGTCAAGATTAATCAGATGGTCGACAACTAACTCGGCTCTGAGTTGCTCAGTTGTGTGGGGCCTGAGGCCCTGAAAGTTCTTGCGCATTGGGTTTGTGTGTGAGGAAGGTCCGGACCGACCACCTCGCACACACAGGGCCAATGAACCCAAACGAGGTGGCTATCCGGCTCAGGGAGCTACTCCTGAGGTTGTTTAAGTTCGCCACAGAAGTGGCAAGAGAGCAGTTGTTGTTCTCGTTGCAAGTGTTCCGAAGCGGTGGCAACTACCTCGAAATGCCAACCCTTCAAGTTACCTGGGCTTGTTCAGGTTCGTTCGGAATGTCGATAACAACCGGAAGCCTGGAGTAGTTACCTCTCTCTCTTGGCTTCCTTTAGAACCGATCTTGATTCCTTTTACAAGGGCCAACCCAATAGATCCTCAGGATGGATGGAGAGAAGGCGTAGAGCCTTCATCGAGAAGCAGTGGGAGGCGACTGGAGGACGTCCACTTCGCTGGGAATGCTGCCCGCTAGATCACTCTGAGCAGCTACAAAATCACCACCAATCCGAACGGTTTGGCTCTTCCGGATGAAGCTCGATGACGCTGCTTGAAGCCCGTTGGAAGCCTGTTGGAAAGCGCACAAGTCGATGAACTCCTTCCCACAACTCCCTGGTGAGCCCGCAGATGCCTTCGAGCAGCTCCTGCTGCATCGAGACTTTGGCCCCAGTCGTCAGTTCAGTCAGACAGCGGATGTTGTGGGCTGCTCTGAATCAACCCTGCGCCGACGAGCAGAACAGTGGCGCTGGAACGAGCGTCTGGCTGACTACGACTCCGGGATGCTTCAGCAGGCATCAGAGGCACGAACGAAGGAGGACCTTGAGCGCTGCAAATACCAGCTTGAGACGTTCCGACAAGAGCAGCTCGCACGAGCTCGCACCGTTGGAGATCGAGCTGAAGAGCTACTGGCGATGGTCGAGCGCAGCGTCAGGCATCACCTGGAAGCTGGCACCGTTCTCCAAGGGCGTGAGCTTCCTTCCGTAATGGCCGCGGCCTGCAAGGCCTTGGAGGGTGCCATGAACATCGAGGCGACGGCTCTTGGGGTCGCAGGGCTGCTTGAAGATTTTTCGAACTAACGAAGACTTTTGACGGAAAGATGGAGTGAACACAGCATGAGAGCTTCTTGAAGCTGGTCCCCGTCAGCGCCATCTGGCTCCAGAAAACCTCCGGCGTTCAGCTCTAAGGTCTTCCATGCGATGGATTGATGAGGCTGGCCTCGATGCGGCCTTTTGTGCAGCATGTAGAAACCGTCCAAGCGCGCACCCGCTTCAACGACTTTGGAGGAAAAAGCGTTTATCATTGCCACGTTTTTGATCACGAGGATCTCGGCATGATGGGAAATATTTTGATTGAAGCCTGAACACTGCGATACTCGTACGACTGATCAAGCCCCGCCACAAGGCTCCCAGCTCTTCAACATCGTTTTGATCTCAGTCTCCAGCACCTTCAATTCATCCAGGCGCTCATGAATCTCGCTTAATTTTTCGCGCATCGTGGTCTTGAGATCACTGCAAGTACAGATTCCAGATCGCTGTGCCTGAATTACTTTTTTCACCAAATCAAGAGGCAAGTCCATGGCCCGCAGACGAAGGATTAGACTAAGTTCGTCAAAAACAGACTCATCAAACAATCGATATCTGGAATCGGTACGTGATACTGGCAGCAATAAACCTTCATCACAATAAAAACGAATCGTTTTCACCGAAATGTTGCTTCTTGCAGAGACAACTCCAATCTTGAGTAGATCGCCAGGCGCTTTAGGCACGAAGGGTTGACTCTCCACTGACTGGAGACTCCACAATAGCGACGTGATTGTTCTTGTTGCCACCATGCGTCGCATCGCTTTTGCTCTGGCCGCCATCTCGGCACTGCCCCCTCAAGTCGCATTGGCCCAAATGGACCATGGGATGCATCACCCAGCACCTGAAAAAACGAAAGAGGCTGCACCCCCCCATTCCGGCAACCATCAGCACCATGCCCATGGCATGGGCCCCGCAGGCAGCACCTATGACCTCCGCTTCATCGATGGAATGGTGGAGCACCACGCCGGTGCGTTGCGGATGAGTGAATACGTCTTCAACATCGGCGCCCCTGGGGTGGGGGCGTTGGCAAACAGCATCTGGAACGAGCAGGCCCGTGAGATCAAGGCGATGCGCCAATGGCGCAAAGCCTGGTATCCCGATGCACCGGTGTATCCCGTGGCATTGCGCCCTAACGGGGACCCCAACTCCATGGCAGATCTTGTGCGCATGAGTTCTGATGTGATTGCCGCGATGCGCATGTCAGGAACGAAGCCGACACGTGAAAACAGGGTGCAGTGGTTCCTAGAGGGAATGATTGAGCACCATGGCGGCGCCCTTCAGATGGCCCATGAGGCTCGCGAAAATTCCACCAATCCCACCATCCTTCGCCTTGCACGCGAGATCATCGTCGCCCAACGCAAAGAGATCATTGATCTCCGCAAAATGTTGCAAAGCAAGGGCATGAATAAGCCGGACTACTACAAATTTGATGGCCTTTTCGCGCTGTGAAAGCAATCACTTTTAATGCCTTCACCACAACGATGATGGGATGGATCTCCATCTCATTCGCCCTCGTCGCTGCTTTCGTTGTCCATCCCATGGCCAGCCATGCTCACAGCAAAGGCATCTACCAATCCAAAGCTGACGCGCAACAACGTGCCAGTGAGATTGGTTGCACATCAGTCCATGAAAACAAAGGACATTGGATGCCCTGCTCAGATGAGCGTGAACTCCACCGCCAACTCCGCAAGCAATGAACCAAGCCCGGAAGAAGATCTCCATTCGGGCACGAAGAGTTCATCGATGGTTTGTACCAATCGCCGCTCTTCCGTTGCTGATCACCGCCGGTACGGGATCTCTCTACAGCTTGCTCTTGGAGCGAGACATAGATGCCTTTTGGCTACTCAAGAT
Encoded proteins:
- a CDS encoding MerR family transcriptional regulator, giving the protein MESQPFVPKAPGDLLKIGVVSARSNISVKTIRFYCDEGLLLPVSRTDSRYRLFDESVFDELSLILRLRAMDLPLDLVKKVIQAQRSGICTCSDLKTTMREKLSEIHERLDELKVLETEIKTMLKSWEPCGGA
- a CDS encoding DUF3721 domain-containing protein; this encodes MMGWISISFALVAAFVVHPMASHAHSKGIYQSKADAQQRASEIGCTSVHENKGHWMPCSDERELHRQLRKQ
- a CDS encoding DUF305 domain-containing protein, which translates into the protein MRRIAFALAAISALPPQVALAQMDHGMHHPAPEKTKEAAPPHSGNHQHHAHGMGPAGSTYDLRFIDGMVEHHAGALRMSEYVFNIGAPGVGALANSIWNEQAREIKAMRQWRKAWYPDAPVYPVALRPNGDPNSMADLVRMSSDVIAAMRMSGTKPTRENRVQWFLEGMIEHHGGALQMAHEARENSTNPTILRLAREIIVAQRKEIIDLRKMLQSKGMNKPDYYKFDGLFAL
- a CDS encoding multicopper oxidase domain-containing protein, with the protein product MRLASMRPFVQHVETVQARTRFNDFGGKSVYHCHVFDHEDLGMMGNILIEA